One window of Quercus robur chromosome 12, dhQueRobu3.1, whole genome shotgun sequence genomic DNA carries:
- the LOC126708685 gene encoding rop guanine nucleotide exchange factor 14, whose translation MMMMRRRLACCTRDRDISLDFDEQERIMTYNGLESCIINNQSYENESRTSRGDGCPTDSLDDDDSSCSSSKDAFGSFSSKWLTMKRDEHGLDEWELSESPQHFYVKDKPTYPLQFSDVEVMKEKFAKLLLGEDITGGCKGLGTALALSNAITNLAATVFGELWKLEPLTEERKSKWRREMDWLLSPTNYMVELVPAKQNGANGRTLEIMTPKARADIHMNLPALQKLDSMLIEMLDSMVNTEFWYAEGGSRAEGRNNSARQSKRWWLPSPQVPTKGLSDSERKKLLHQGRVVHQVFKAAKSINENILLEMPVPSVIKDALPKSGKASLGEELCKVLSAESSSAEEMLNSLNLKSEHSALESINKLEAAVFAWKEKITEQASGKSPVRTSWSFIKDSMSEMDKMELLLDRAEALLHQLKTRYPNLPHTFLDVTKIQYGKDIGHSILEAYSRVLGNLAYRILCRMQDILQEDALSNPNSPVDTHYFPSINLCETSAVGLHVKLSLTDEMNKLSVHCHSNSSGTSDLEFSYSDAKTSSVAATPSRSSVWCISREACMSVSPKNSP comes from the exons atgatgatgatgagaagAAGGCTCGCTTGCTGCACTCGTGACAGAGATATAAGCCTCGACTTTGACGAGCAAGAAA GAATAATGACATATAATGGCCTTGAGAGTTGCATTATCAACAATCAATCTTATGAAAATGAAAGCAGAACAAGCAGAGGGGATGGATGTCCAACTGACTCTTTGGACGATGATGACTCAAGCTGTTCTTCTAGCAAAGATGCTTTTGGatcattttcttcaaaatgGTTGACAATGAAGAGGGATGAACATGGTTTGGATGAATGGGAGCTCTCAGAAAGCCCCCAACATTTTTATGTCAAAGACAAACCTACTTATCCCCTTCAATTTTCAGATGTGGAggtaatgaaagaaaaatttgcaAAGCTGTTATTGGGTGAAGATATTACTGGAGGATGCAAGGGCCTTGGCACTGCTTTAGCATTGTCTAATGCCATCACAAACCTAGCAG CGACAGTTTTTGGAGAGTTGTGGAAGTTGGAACCGCTTACTGAAGAAAGGAAAAGCAAATGGCGAAGAGAAATGGACTGGTTACTTTCCCCCACCAACTATATGGTTGAGTTGGTTCCTGCTAAGCAAAATGGTGCCAATGGCCGGACCTTGGAG ATAATGACACCAAAAGCCCGTGCTGACATCCACATGAATCTTCCAGCCCTTCAAAAGTTGGACTCTATGCTTATT GAGATGCTGGATTCAATGGTGAATACTGAGTTTTGGTATGCAGAAGGAGGTAGCCGAGCAGAAGGAAGGAACAACAGTGCACGTCAAAGCAAGAGATGGTGGCTTCCCTCACCTCAAGTACCAACAAAAGGTCTCTCTGACAGTGAAAGGAAGAAGCTGCTTCATCAGGGTAGAGTGGTACATCAAGTATTCAAGGCTGCTAAATCCATCAATGAAAATATTCTGCTTGAAATGCCTGTGCCAAGCGTTATCAAGGACGCTCTTCCCAAG TCTGGGAAAGCAAGCCTTGGTGAGGAACTCTGCAAAGTCTTGTCTGCAGAATCAAGCTCAGCTGAGGAGATGCTCAATTCCCTCAATTTGAAATCTGAACACAGTGCTCTTGAGTCCATTAACAAGTTGGAAGCTGCTGTATTTGCATGGAAAGAGAAAATTACAGAACAAGCTAGTGGCAAATCTCCAGTTCGAACATCATGGTCCTTCATAAAGGATTCAATGTCTGAGATGGACAAGATGGAGTTGTTGTTGGACAGAGCAGAAGCCCTTCTACATCAGCTTAAGACCAGATATCCAAACCTTCCTCATACATTTCTTGATGTTACAAAAATTCAATATGGCAAG GATATTGGGCATTCAATTCTGGAAGCGTATTCCCGTGTTCTTGGAAACTTGGCCTATAGAATACTATGTAGGATGCAAGATATTTTGCAGGAAGATGCTTTGAGCAATCCAAATTCACCTGTGGATACGCATTATTTCCCCAGTATAAATCTCTGTGAAACTTCAGCTGTTGGTCTACATGTAAAGCTCTCACTGACTGATGAGATGAACAAGTTATCTGTACATTGCCACTCCAATTCAAGTGGTACTTCTGATTTGGAATTTTCATATAGTGATGCCAAAACAAGTTCTGTGGCTGCAACACCTAGTCGGAGTAGCGTCTGGTGCATCAGCAGAGAGGCTTGTATGAGTGTCTCCCCAAAAAATTCTCCTTGA